The Synechococcus sp. MVIR-18-1 region AAGTATTCCATCCCTAGTCCATTTTTTACCAAGACCGAGGCATTACTTAGAGCTGAGATGTCGGCAGGCGTAGCCTGGAAATCATGGGGGCCAAGATTTGGTGGAATCAATGACGTGACAGTGGCGCATTCACCGGCGACCGCTTCCGTGAACAGAGTGATAGGTAAAAACGTTGTAACAACGTTGAGTTTTGATTGATCACTATTACGATTCGTTTTTTGCGATGTGCCACAGGAAACGAGAAACGCCATAAGCAGCAACGCACCAGAAACAGAGAAGAATGATTTAGAACGCAAGAGAGAAAACATGGGAATGAAGAAAATTAAGTTTGAATTTGAAGTAATTTAAAAGTTGAAAGTTGTTTTTACCAATCCACCTAGTTGACTAAACGTATTATCGTTATCATCAAGATCAGTATTTTGACCCTCCGGACGGCTCAAATAGAATAATGCGGGTGTAACACTAATGTTGTCAGTGACCTGGAACTGGTACCACCATTCCCATACATAATTACCATCAGCTGGAGTTAAATCACCTTTCAGACTAGTTGCAAAAATAGGTTGGCCTACAGCCATACCTGCATTGTTGCCTTTCAGGAAGACGTCTGCCCATTCCAGACCAAGATTCCATGACTGACTGGCCGTGACATCTCCAGCATTCTTAGCGTAAACAGAGTTATAGCCATAACCTGCTGAGACAGATGGTATCCAACCACTGTCTTGTGGTTGCCAGGAGCCGCCAATACCCCAAGCATTCATAAAGCTGTTACCACCTGAAAAGTAGTTTTCTGCAGCAAATGGAGTGCCAAAACTACCGGCTAATTCAGATGGACTTTGAACACCTGACCAAATTGCAGCGATGTTCCAGCTTTCTGATTCATAAGCAATTTGTATAGTTCCTGAAGCTTCTGAAAACTCAGTTCCTATACCACCAGCATTGGGGTCTGAACTTGAACCCTGAGCAGCAACATAGTTGGCAGAGACGCTGAAACCGTTGTCAGCTGACCAACTAACACCAGCTCCTGTTCCCAGGTTTTTGTTGTAAGCAGCTGGAGCACCATTTAATGTTGTTATATCCAAGATTGCATCGATTGGATACGCACTAGGCCATACGGCAAGCATATCTTCCTGACCAACACGAGCACCGAGAGTGAAGGTGAGTGAGTCGGCAACAGAAAATTGATAAAAAAGCTTGTCAATTCCTAAATTACTTCCACCATTTTCTTGAAATGCTGTTTCTAAAGTTGACAATGCATTAGGACTGCCTCCAAAAGCAAAATTACCATCGAAGTTACCTGTTCTTAAGACAGTAAGCAATAAATCCTTTCCCGTGAAACTAGTTTCAAGACTTAATTGAAGGTCGTAATTGAACGTAGTAGCGCCAAAATCTCTATTGGCTGCATCTGCTTTTGATTTGGTTCCAGAAAAGTTATTGGCACCAACAACAAACGTTGCCAATCCTGAAAGCTTGGTGGTGGTGGAGAACTGAGTGGCTTCCAGTTCGCCAACGCGGGCTTCAAGCCCGTCAACACGGCCCTTGAGGATGGCAAGTTCTTTTTCGAACTCTTTCATCAGGCGCTTCAGCTCGTCGGTCACTTCGGTGACGCGGTCGAGACAGGCGTTCAACAAAGCAGCCGCTTCAAAGCGGGTCATCGCCCTGTTACCGCGGTAGGTGCCGTTGGGATAACCAGCAACACAGCCGTAGCGCTCGATCAGGTTGCTAAGAGCCTGATAAGCCCAATCGGTTGGGTAAACGTCTGAAAACTGAGTGATGCTGGTGACTTGCTCGCGGCTGCTGGCAACAGAGTGCACCGTGTTTTCGGGCATATCATTGATACTGAGATCAATAACACTGGATGCTTTGCTCTTCGGATTAGCTGTCGAAAAAACAATACTCAAAGTTGCAGGCACAATGAATATTTTCCGAATTAAATTCATGGCTATTTTAATGTTTGTACAATAAGTCCTCCTTTCCATCAAGAAGGAAGAGGTCGTGAATGTTTTTCTCTATTGATCTGCGTATTAGTCGATCAGTGCGACCCAGGCAAAGGCAATTCCGATACCCATCCAGATCCCAGCACCGAGACGACGCCCTTGCTCTCCAAGGTGAGTGATCACGGTTTGCGATAAAGAGCAGACAAGGGCTAATAAAACACCTTGTCCTATTAGCAAACCTAAGAAGTAGGTGATGAGAGGAGTGGGCTCCGCTCCGACAATGGTGCTGCCAAGCAAAAAGCCATGCAGACCAAAGAGCGGCAGAAGCCAGGCAGCTGGAGCGATTGAAAGCGCGATCAGGCCCTCAACCACAAGGCTTAACGACACGAGGGCTTCAGCCCAGGGCGCAACTACATCAGGTAAGGGGATGAACTGAGAAATCAGGCTTCCGCCTAAGCCGATGGCCAGCATTGGAATAATCCAGGCGCTCGGACGCTTAAGACCAATGAATGCGATGGCCAGCAAAAAGAGCAAATGGTCTGGCCCAAGAAGTGGGTGGCCAATGCCACTCACAAGACCCGACCATCCGGTGAGCTGGGTGCTGTCACCCATGCCAAACGGGTGGTGAGCAAAAGCTGGACTTCCCAGCAAAAGGAGAGGAATAATTCCTAGGGCAGCCGTTTTGATCGGCCCCAAGAAGGCCTGTTTCGAAAGAGTCAATTGTCGATCCTCGTCGGTTGTAGATCTGGCGGGCGTTCTGACTGACGGCTCCCGAAGAGACGCTTCACAGCTGCGGGACAGCGACGGAATCACACCGTTCTTTCCCCGTTTCCTTCTCAGGCTGACCCCTGAGAAACCAGTAGAAGAACTTTAGCTCAGTTCTTACAAAATGAGAATCATTTTCATGTTCTCGTTCCTCGGCATTTCGTCCCAGTCAGGCACTACGGATGCAGCCGATTGATATTGAGAGACAACATCCACCCAGAGCATTAGCGATGGACTAAGGAGGAAGACCTTGCCATGATTCGCTGCCGTTGCCGGATCGAACATCATGCCTCATAGCATCCACGACCCCCTGTTCAATCCATTGATTGCACTTGAAACGCTGCGGCCCTGATGCTCGGAGTACAAAGAGCAATCACGTTGAATGAAATTCCATCAAAAGGCAACATCTAAATCAACCGACCACAGCTCTTGCAAACGCATTAACCATGTTAATTGTGCAAACTAGTTGATTAGGATTGAGTCAACATAGACCTCTTTCAACATTATATATACAACAAACCTTTAATCAAACCATGAACTATGCCTGGCTTATTCATTTCTCGAAACGAAAGCAGCTCTAGTTGAATGAATAAACACAATCTTTTTGAAGGATCATGAAGACGAAACCAATGACAAGAGGTAACCTCTAATCAGTTTCAACACTGAACCTCTAAACACTTCATGCAACATCATGAAAAAGACATATGAACATTGACGAGTTCCAGCGAGATCTGTCCAAGCGGATTGGAAAGCGAGTCACCAAAATCTTGACAAGTGATGGCAAGGCCGTACAGGATTTAACCGATCTCTTTCAACCATCACCAGCCGGTTTTGCAGGACAACTCATTGATGTTGATGGATCTCGGCACTCCTGGGTGTTGTGGCAAGAGGCAGGTGAAATGTGGAACTTTCAATCAACATTCATCTCATAATCATTGATATCAGTATTTGGTTTAATGACCTAAAGCAAAAGGAAAAGCCTTAAAGATGTGCTGATCCTGCTCAAAGTGGCGGCTGGATTTTGTCTTTGCATCCCACTCAGCGCATTGCCTAGTGGTGCTGAGACCCCATTAACGTGCAGCGGCCTTGACCTTGTGTCATTAAATAGGGTTTCACCAAGACCTCTGTTTGAAATTCGCTATGCCAGTTCTAATAATTTTCTAGGACAAACCCTTTATCCCAAGGTTGACCACAACTACGTTGTCCCGTGGCCTTGGCACTACAAAACGTCCAACAAGATCTTGCCAAGGAAGGACTTAGATTAAAAATTTGGGATGCTCATCGTCCACTTGCTGTTCAGCAGCTGATGTGGGATGCAATCCAAGACCTTCGCTACGTTTCAGATCCCTCAGTCAATGCTGGACGTCATACCCGAGGCGCTTCAGTGGATGTAACACTCATCAATCAGCAGGGGAGTCCGTTGCGAATGCCAACGGATTACGACGATTTTTCGAAGTCCGCCCATGTGGATGCTGATGGCGTTCTCGCTGACCGCGCCGCCAATGCTCAAAAACTACGAACGGCAATGGAGCGCAGAGGATTTCGTTTCTTTGCCACGGAATGGTGGCATGTCGACTGGCACAACTGGAAATTCCTGCCGGTCATCGCACCCTCATGATTCCGAATCAAACTGTTGTCTGATTCAGAGGGCTCTTTGGCCACCTTTCTTGTTACAGGCGCAAACAGGGGCATCGGTCTTGAATTCTGCCGTCAACTACAGGCTCGTCATGACCAGGTAATTGCTGTATGTCGCCAAGCGTCTCCAGAGCTTGAGGCCATCGGTGTGGAGATTCAGTCCGGCATCGAACTGAGCAGTGAAGCCTCTATCTCCGCGTTAGTTCAGAACTTACAGAGTCGGTCGTTGGATGGCGTCATCCTTAATGCTGGTATTTTGCAATCCATGGATCTCGAGACCCTTGATAGCGAAGGGATCAAACGTCAATTTGAAGTGAATGCCCTAGCCCCGTTGTTGTTGGCGCAATCGCTAGTGGAACTGATGCCCCGAGGCGCAAAGCTGGCCCTGATCACAAGTCGAATGGGTTCGATTGACGACAACACATCGGGTGGCTCTTATGGGTACCGGATGTCCAAAGTGGCGCTGAATATGGCTGGTCGATCACTATCGATCGACCTGAAACCACGCGGAATTGCGATAGCCATCCTCCACCCAGGGCTTGTCAGCACGCGCATGATCAACTTCAATCCAAAAGGAATCAGCCCAGAAAAAGCGGTGATAGGGCTCCTGGCACGAATTGATGAGCTAGAACTCGAGGCCAGCGGGACCTTTTGGCATTCCAGCGGACAACAGCTTCCCTGGTGAATTGATACTTCAAAATGATGAAGCAATTTTCCACCGTTGATTTCAATAGCCGAAGATTGAAATCCTTAATTTTATCAATGAAATAATTATGTTGAACTCTTCAATGCTATGAGGAGATCCTTTTTGCTGTTTCAAAGACGATTAGAAATTATCTTAAAAATACTCCTACATGTTTAGACTGAGATCCTCAAAAGCGATACTTTTTAATGAAAAAATAAGAAAGCAATCAGGACTTATATACATGTAGAGCTAGTTAAACGATGGTTGAACCTAGCTCTACAACTTAGATGATTAACTACCAATCAATTGCCTAAACAGGGGTAGGAAGGAGCATGGAGGGAGAACTCAAGCGGAACCCCTCTGATTTTATTTTTTCATTACTTACTTTGGCATTCATCGCCCGAGCTCCTGGGCTATTTTCATTGGCCCAAATCACAGGAGGCAATCCATCAATATCACAAATTTCATTTGACAATTCGCGCCTACTGAGCTGCATATCGTCAACAAGGTTGTAAGTTCCCACAAGCTGGTTGTTAAAAGCGAAACTCACACCGTTGGTGATATCGACAATGCCACTCCAAGCAGGAACGTCATTCCCATTTTTTGGGATCTGTTCACCAGCTGCCTGTTTGATCATCGAAACCATATCCCTACCGGGGCCATAAATACCTCCTAAACGCATCACGCAGATTTTTGTATCAGGCCGATCAATGGTGAGCAATACATTTTCTGCTTCCACCAACATCGCATTAACAGGGTTTACAGAGTCAACAGATGAATTTTCAGTTACCATCTCGCCGCGATGATCTCCATACACACCAGCAGAGCTGATGTAGGTCACGTGGAGAGGCTGGATGGACTGACGACAACGCAAAGCGCGGGCAAGGTTTCGAATCCCGCTAGAAAAAACCGATTGATATCCATCACCGTTTTGCGTAGGGGCCACGCTGATCAGCAGACCCTGCTGGTCTTCAAGGAATGAAAAATCGCAGTTTGGGTCAGCGAGATCAAGGCTGATCGGTTCATTGACAACGTTGCGCAACTCAGCGAACCGTTGAGAGGTGCGGGTTGTACCAATGACGTAATGGCCTTGGCTCTTCATGTTTGCCGCCACGAAGCTACCGACGTAGCCACAACCAATAACGGAGTAGGAAGACATCTGGCAACAATTGAGTCAACCCATTTTTACAAGTCTTTACCCGTCAAGCGTGAGTCGATCGATACCGTATCGATGACGAGTGAGGCATGTACAGGTGCTTCAGCAAGAATCGATCCGCGCAGGGGTGATTCCCATAACCTCAGGCAAAGCGCTTCCACCGGAGGATTCTTAGCGGTCTTAGGACACCAACGCCTCAATCCCGAGAAGCCAAAAGCCCAACTGAGAAGCGTCTCCAGACCATATTTTTCTTAGCTTGTCCAAACAAAGAAATGGGCGACCGATGATCTGGGGTGCAGCTCTCAATAACCGAGATCGTCAACCGGAAGTAATGGATCAACCTGGCCTCGATCCAAAGGAGCATGCAAAAGCACTGATGGGCTTGCGACGCATCAATGCAATCAGCCGTTGTTCTGCTGGTCTATTTCGTGCCATCGAGGCCCTTGCGATCACGCAACCAGAACAACCACTTCGCGTTTTGGAGCTCGCCTGTGGAGGAGGTGATACAGCCATCGACCTTGCCCTGATGGCT contains the following coding sequences:
- a CDS encoding iron uptake porin, whose protein sequence is MNLIRKIFIVPATLSIVFSTANPKSKASSVIDLSINDMPENTVHSVASSREQVTSITQFSDVYPTDWAYQALSNLIERYGCVAGYPNGTYRGNRAMTRFEAAALLNACLDRVTEVTDELKRLMKEFEKELAILKGRVDGLEARVGELEATQFSTTTKLSGLATFVVGANNFSGTKSKADAANRDFGATTFNYDLQLSLETSFTGKDLLLTVLRTGNFDGNFAFGGSPNALSTLETAFQENGGSNLGIDKLFYQFSVADSLTFTLGARVGQEDMLAVWPSAYPIDAILDITTLNGAPAAYNKNLGTGAGVSWSADNGFSVSANYVAAQGSSSDPNAGGIGTEFSEASGTIQIAYESESWNIAAIWSGVQSPSELAGSFGTPFAAENYFSGGNSFMNAWGIGGSWQPQDSGWIPSVSAGYGYNSVYAKNAGDVTASQSWNLGLEWADVFLKGNNAGMAVGQPIFATSLKGDLTPADGNYVWEWWYQFQVTDNISVTPALFYLSRPEGQNTDLDDNDNTFSQLGGLVKTTFNF
- a CDS encoding HupE/UreJ family protein codes for the protein MGDSTQLTGWSGLVSGIGHPLLGPDHLLFLLAIAFIGLKRPSAWIIPMLAIGLGGSLISQFIPLPDVVAPWAEALVSLSLVVEGLIALSIAPAAWLLPLFGLHGFLLGSTIVGAEPTPLITYFLGLLIGQGVLLALVCSLSQTVITHLGEQGRRLGAGIWMGIGIAFAWVALID
- a CDS encoding M15 family metallopeptidase; translated protein: MALALQNVQQDLAKEGLRLKIWDAHRPLAVQQLMWDAIQDLRYVSDPSVNAGRHTRGASVDVTLINQQGSPLRMPTDYDDFSKSAHVDADGVLADRAANAQKLRTAMERRGFRFFATEWWHVDWHNWKFLPVIAPS
- a CDS encoding SDR family oxidoreductase, producing MATFLVTGANRGIGLEFCRQLQARHDQVIAVCRQASPELEAIGVEIQSGIELSSEASISALVQNLQSRSLDGVILNAGILQSMDLETLDSEGIKRQFEVNALAPLLLAQSLVELMPRGAKLALITSRMGSIDDNTSGGSYGYRMSKVALNMAGRSLSIDLKPRGIAIAILHPGLVSTRMINFNPKGISPEKAVIGLLARIDELELEASGTFWHSSGQQLPW
- a CDS encoding NAD-dependent epimerase/dehydratase family protein, with amino-acid sequence MSSYSVIGCGYVGSFVAANMKSQGHYVIGTTRTSQRFAELRNVVNEPISLDLADPNCDFSFLEDQQGLLISVAPTQNGDGYQSVFSSGIRNLARALRCRQSIQPLHVTYISSAGVYGDHRGEMVTENSSVDSVNPVNAMLVEAENVLLTIDRPDTKICVMRLGGIYGPGRDMVSMIKQAAGEQIPKNGNDVPAWSGIVDITNGVSFAFNNQLVGTYNLVDDMQLSRRELSNEICDIDGLPPVIWANENSPGARAMNAKVSNEKIKSEGFRLSSPSMLLPTPV